From Mauremys mutica isolate MM-2020 ecotype Southern chromosome 17, ASM2049712v1, whole genome shotgun sequence, one genomic window encodes:
- the LOC123351471 gene encoding alpha-tectorin-like encodes MASLPPERAAIKVTDRGLSENWGRIVAGHCMSTKISPRVSSDTLMYPYGPKFGDRRTPKADDGASSEIPISVRFSFYNRSYRSLYVNNNGVVSFGVPVNQFTPDSFPLTDGRAFVAPFWADVDNRITGEVCFRQSRDPQLLQRATADINTYFPHEQFTAAWLFVATWDRVTFYGSKSSKVNTFQVVLTTDGDLSFIMLHYSDIQWTTGAASGGDPHTGLGGIPAQAGFNSGGSKNYFNIPGSRTPSILKISSMSNIKSPGLWAFQVDNFAVPNGCVYNGAWQRPQHCRPVGGGNISLTPVYYSLHLALASAKPPVSSHL; translated from the exons ATGGCATCTCTGCCCCCCGAGAG gGCTGCTATCAAAGTAACAGACAGAGGCCTCAGTGAGAACTGGGGGCGCATTGTTGCTGGGCACTGCATGAGCACTAAGA TATCCCCCCGTGTCTCCTCAGATACACTCATGTACCCATATGGACCCAAGTTTGGAGACAGAAGAACCCCCAAGGCAGACGATGGGGCGTCTTCTGAAATCCCCATCTCAGTGCGCTTCTCCTTCTACAACAGGAGTTACCGCTCTCTTTAT GTGAACAATAATGGTGTGGTGTCGTTCGGCGTCCCTGTTAACCAATTCACACCTGACTCTTTCCCGCTGACCGATGGCCGGGCCTTTGTGGCACCATTCTGGGCGGATGTGGATAACCGCATCACGGGCGAGGTGTGTTTCCGGCAGAGCCGAGACCCGCAGCTCTTGCAGAGAGCCACGGCTGACATCAACACCTACTTCCCCCACGAACAGTTCACCGCGGCCTGGCTCTTTGTGGCCACCTGGGACCGCGTGACCTTCTATGGCTCCAAATCCTCCAAG GTGAACACCTTCCAGGTGGTTCTAACCACCGACGGCGACCTGTCCTTCATCATGCTGCACTACAGTGACATCCAGTGGACAACAGGGGCGGCGAGTGGTGGGGACCCGCATACTGGATTGGGGGGCATCCCAGCTCAG GCTGGATTTAACAGCGGTGGGTCCAAAAATTACTTCAACATCCCCGGCTCACGGACCCCAAGCATCCTGAAGATCAGTTCAATGAGCAACATCAAGAGCCCGGGGCTTTGGGCCTTCCAGGTGGACAATTTCGCTGTGCCCAACGGCTGTGTCTACAACGGTGCGTGGCAGAGGCCGCAGCACTGCCGTCCAGTTGGGGGTGGCAACATCTCTCTCACACCAGTATATTACAGCCTGCACCTTGCACTTGCTTCGGCTAAGCCCCCTGTCTCTTCTCATCTCTGA